CAGCCCGTGCTGCGGGATTTCTCGCTGACCCTGGCGAGGTTTTCGTGGTTCAAGGTGTTGATCGGGCGGCGCAAGGTGTTCTGGAACGACGAGCGGGTGGCTTCGTCGGGCCAACAGCAGTTCGTCAACCGTTCGATCGTGAACGACCTCTTCACGGTGGACCGTCAACAGGGCGTTCAGGTGTTTGGTCGTGTATTGCCCGGCTCGGTTGCCGACCTCACCTACTACGCGGGCGTGTTTAGCGGACGGGGTGTCGGGCCGCGCAACAACGACGACCACCACATGATGTACGCGGGCCGGCTCCAGTGGAATGCGCTAGGGGGCGAGATGCCGTTTTCACAAAGTGATGTGGAGGGTCACGATGCGCCCGTGCTGAATGTGGCCTTCGGAGCGGCCACGAACATCAGTGACTGTACGGCCTTCGAGACCGACGCCCGGAGCTGCCGGGGCCTTCGGACCCCCCGCTCGGATCTGACGTCATTTCCGAATCCAGAAACCGCGGGGGCGGCAAAGCCGGGGCAGTTTCAGATGAGGCAGGCCTTCGCGGAATTTCGCCTGATGTGGCGAGGTCTCTATGCGAAGCACGAGTTTCACTGGAAGCGGGTTTTGGATCGCACGATGGCCGAGGGGGCCGCAGGGCGGGTCACGCGCTTGCGGGGTAGCCTCGTTCAGGTGGGGTATTTCCCGCATCATCTCGTGCCGCTCGTTCCAAAGTCTCTCGAGCTGGCCGTGCGCTACGCGTTCGTGGATCCCGTGATCACGGTGCCGCACACCCTGCAGACGGAGAGCTCGGCCGTCATCAACTGGTTCTTTGACGGACATGCGAACAAAGCCTCGTTCGAGGTCAGCCGCTTGACCGTGGCCGACCCCGCAGCGAAGGCGACGCGGGCCGAAACGCGGATCCGTTTGCAGTGGGATATCTCGTTTTGAGCGCCCTTGCGGCGGCGGGACATCACGGCAGATCCGCGGGGCGGCCTGCCAGTGTTAGGATGGGTGCACTTTCATGCGCCCCCTCATTGCTGCCGCGTCCTTGAGCCTTTTTGCCCTTTTTTCTTGTGGTGAAGATAAAGGGGGGCCTGTAGACGCAGCCCTGGACGCAGGTTTGCTGGATGGGGCAGCGGGAACCGTCGCCCCCGAGGCGGGGCTGCTGGACGGACTCGCGCTGGCTGACGCCGGCTCGGAGGCGGGCCCGGTGGCCTCGTTCGAGGAGGTCACCTGCCCGACCCCGCTGCCGCCGGTGGCGACCGGGACGTGTTCGGTGTCGGGCAGCGGCGCGGTCAAGCTGTTGCAAGGCGAGGTGCTGACGCCCGACCGTATCTATCACGCGGGGCAGGTTGCGATCGACGCGCAGGGCTTGATCACGTGCGTGGGCTGCGCCTGTGCGCTTGGGGGGGAAACCGTCATCACCTGTCCGGATGGCGCGATATCTCCTGGTCTCATCAATACCCACGAGCACCTCACGTTCGGGCAAAACAACCCCCACCCGGACACGGGAGTTCGTTATGATCACCGCCACGAGTGGCGCCGTGGTCAAGGTGGCAAACCACCCGTGACCGCCGGGGGCAGTGCGAGCGCCGATCAGGTGCGCTGGGCGGAGCTGCGGTTCCTGATGGGCGGAGCCACTTCGATTGTGGGCTCCGGTGGTCAGCCCGGCTTGCTGCGGAACCTGGACTCGCAGAACCAGGAGGGACTTGGCCAAAAGCCGGTCGACTTCGATACGTTTCCGCTCGACGACTCTGACGGCTCCCGCCGCACGATGGATTGCAACTATGGCGGCACACCCACGAGTGCGGCTGCGATCGCAATGACGGACGCCTACGTGCCGCACGTCTCCGAAGGCGTCGATCGGAGCGCACGCAATGAGTTTCTCTGCCAGAGCAGCGTTGCTTACGACACGATGCCCCCCGGGATCTCAAACGATCTGCTGCAGGATCGTATGGCGATGATCCACGCTGTGGGCCTGCAGCCTGCAGACTACGAGGCCATGGCCAAGGCGGGTGCGGCCTTGATCTGGTCGCCTCGCTCGAACATCACCCTCTACGGCGAGACCGCGCGCGTGACCACGGCGGCGCGTCTGGGCGTGCAGATCGCGCTGGGGACCGACTGGATGCCGACCGGGTCGATGAACCTGCTGCGCGAGCTTGCCTGCGCCGATGCCTTCAATCGGACGTACCTCGACGGATTTTTCAGCGACGTCGACTTGTGGCAGATGGTGACCGTGAACGCGGCGGTGGTGACCGCCACGGACGATGTCATCGGTCGGCTCGCACCGGGGTTGGTGGCGGACGTCACCGTCTTTCGGCGCGGGGGGCGGGCGCCGTACCGCGCCGTGATCGAGGCCAAGCCCGAGGATGTCGTGCTCGTCCTGCGCGCAGGCAAGCCCCTCTATGGTGACGACGCCGCCATGACGGCGCTCGTGCCCGCAGGCTGCGATCCGGTCGACGTTTGCACGGTGGCAAAGAAGCTGTGCCTCACGGGCGAGGTTGGCAAGACCTACGACGTGCTCAAAGCGGCGGTGGGGGCCACGACCTATCCCGCCTTCGCGTGTGGGCAGCCGCTGAACGAGCCGTCGTGCACCCCCAAACGCCCGAGCTCGACCGCGGGCTCCACCGTGTTCACGGGTGAGCTTCGCAGCGGCGACCTCGATGGCGATGGGATCAGCGATAGCGACGACAACTGCCCGAGGGTGTTCAACCCCGCTCGTCCTCTCGATGAGGGGGTTCAGGGCGATGCCGACGGCGACAAGGTGGGCGATGCCTGTGATCCCTGCCCACTCGACGTCCTTCCAAGCTGCACGCCAAGGCCCTAGTTGCGATGGGTATCATTCCCGATCCATGACACGCTGTCTGACCTGCGGAACTGACAACCCGGCTTTGTCCCGGACGTGCTCCCGGTGTGGGGCCGCTTTGTCGGAGGGGCCTTCTGAAGACGCGGCAGCCCTGCGCGGTAAACCGCACGACGCACGAGGGGGCGGCCGCGTGATCTTCGCCATGGTGGGCCTCATGGTGCTGGGGGTGGGCGCGGGGATCGCGATCCGGGATCGGCTACACAAGAGCGCTCTTGGCGAGAAGCTGGCCTGGTTCGATCGCTGGGTCGAGCGTGACAAACAAGAGGTGGGCGGGCTTTGGACCTGCCTCATTCAAAGCCCCACGCCGATCGAGACCTTCACGAACGCCACCCAAGTCGAAGCCAAGGTGGAAGCCGCGGCGAGGGTGCAGCCCAAGACCTTCGCCGACCATCTGCGCAACGAGTGTTTGCCCCGCGGGGATCAGGTGGTGGCGGCCTTTGCCGGCGTTACGGATGTGCCCGCCGAGTTCACCACGGTCTTCGAGGTGTACAATCAGAGCCTGCCGAAGTTGAAAGACGGCATCGCTGCCTATGTAGAGGGCCTCGAGGCCCGCATCGAGCGGGCCAACCTTTTGGCGAAGATTCAAGCGACCGGAGCCGCGTGGCATACCAGCGCCGCGCCGACGCCCGAAGGCATCGCCTTCGAGAAGTTCGTGAGATGCGCCGTTCCCCAGGTGAGCCAACTGAAGAGCGCTCAAGCGCTGCTGCAGACGTTGGCGGACCAGTGTCGCAAAAAAGACGCTGCCGCCTTCTGGAAGCAGGTGGCGGCACAATGCGGCGCTCTCGTCATGGACGTCGATCCGCACGCACAAGCATCGCCGACCAATCAGGATTCGATGAAGCGGTTCTTCGAGTCCGAGCAACGCCTGATGGCGGCCTGGGACTATTGCGCCCGGCAGGCCGAAAAAGGAACCTCCACGAGCGATCTGTCCTCGTTTCTGCAGGCCTTCGCCACATATGGTGAAGCCCGCGTGCGGATGGTCGAGGTGGCGAAGGCGCTCGGCGAGACCTCGTAGCGGGCGCGGGCTTGCCGAAAACGCCACCGCCCCGCTCCGACGCCTGCTTGTCTCTGCAAGGGGGCGCCAGCCGGGGCGGGGCGTCAAGGGGAGCCAGGCGGCTCACCCTGCCAGGTCAGGGCTGCTTGGGGCTGACCGGGGGGCCGGCTCCCGTGGGCAGGGCGCCTTGCGAGATCACGAAGCGATCGAACTTGGCGTTGGGCTCTCGCCGCTTGAGGGTGAAGGTCTTGACCCCTGCGGAAGTGACGTTGATCGTCGAGCTCAAGAGCACCCAGCCAAAGGCCGTGTCCCCTCCCGAACCGCTTTCGATGAGAACGGGGGTGCCGTTGTCGATGCGGTAGAAGGCCGAGTTCGCACCGTTGTCGGGGAAGAGTTTGCGGCCGTAGAGCTTATACGTCCCAGTCGTAGCGAACTGTAGGGGGTAGTTGAGCTCTGCTGAAGGTTCGTTGGCTTCCTTCACGCCGAAGTTGGTCGATCTCGCCACCATGTAGCCCGTGCCCTCACCGACGGGAGGCGTGTTCTCGAGGACCCAGGGGATATCGCCGTTCGCATTCTGGTTTGCGAATCCCTCCGCCTCGAAGACGACTGAACCTCCTTGTTCGAGGTAGGCGCCTTGGGTCCAACTCACCGTCACGGAGACAGGAGCCGAGGCCGTTCTTTGTCCAATCTCATCCTCGGCCACGGCGGTCAGCACCTTCGGTCCTGCCGTCAGGACGACGTTGGCCAGCGCGTAGGGCGCTGTGTTGTCGCTGCCCAGGAGCTGTGTGCCGGCGAAGAAGTCCACTTTTCGCAAGGTGCCTCCGGGTGAGGACGCCATGGCTTCGAGCGTGATCGCCGAGCCTGGCATGATGCTCGTGTTGGCCATGGGCCGCGTGAGCGTCGCGGTGGGTGCGGCCAAGAGGGTGAACGTGACCGGCGAGGAGTTTGCCGTGCGGTTTGCGTTGGTCGTCGCTTTTGCCACGAGGGTGTGCGAGCCCGCGGGCAGTCCCGTGACGTTCACGGTAAAGGGTGCCATGGTCGATGTGCCTCGAACGGTGGTTCCCTTCAAAACTTCTACGCGTGTGATGGTTCCCGGAGACGCCACGGCCGCGTTGACTTTCACCTGAACCGGCGTCGCGGCGGGAAGCCTGCTGCCGGGGGTGGGAAGCGTGATCGATATCGTCGGAAGAGGTTGTGTCGAACCGCCCGAGCCGCCTACGCCACCCGAACCGCCCGCGCCACCCGAACCGCCTGCGCCGCCCTTGCCCCCGGCGCCGCCCTTGCCGCCGGAGCCGCCTTTGCCGCCCGCGCCACCGGAGCCGCCTTTGCCGCCTGCGCCACCTGCGCCGCCCTTGCCGCCCGAACCACCCGCGCCACCAACGCTCGAACCGCCGGAGCCGCCTGCACTCGAGCCGCCGGAGCCGCCTGCGCTCGAGCCGCCGGAGCCGCCTGCACTCGAGCCGCCGGAGCCACCGTTGCTCGAGCCGCCGGAGCCACCAGCGCTCGAGCCGCCGGAGCCGCCTGCACTCGAGCCGCCGGAGCCGCCGTTGCTCGAGCCGCCGGAGCCACCTTTGCTCGAGCCACCGGAGCCACCTGCGCTCGAACCGCCGGAGCCGCCACCCGTGGAACCGCCTTTACCGCCTGTGGCGGGCGCGCCGCCTCCACCGCCCTGCCCGCCTCCTCCAGCGCTGCCGCCTTCCCCCCCGCCACCCGGATCATCGTCCGAGTCTCCGGAGGCGCAACCGCTTGCGCTTGCGCACGCGAAGGCCATCGCCGAGACGGCCAAACCGATTTGCAGATACCCGTAACGTTTCATCTTCGTTGACTCCTGGTTGAACTGAAAACCATCACTCGGTCGATCCGTGGTCCCGCGCATCGTGGCCGCTCCGTCGCGCTGCACGCCTTTCGGTGTGCAGTCTCCGACTGGTGGTTTCTTGAAGGTCGCTACCGCCAAATGGGACATGTCTGGCGAGCTACACGCACC
Above is a genomic segment from Myxococcales bacterium containing:
- a CDS encoding OprO/OprP family phosphate-selective porin gives rise to the protein MPVPEPAASVRYVDHALLFRTSDGNFSARVQHRLQFRYATPFDEDPRTFGDLDRNTSSFMVRRARLRLRGHAFRPWLEWTFQYDWAQPVLRDFSLTLARFSWFKVLIGRRKVFWNDERVASSGQQQFVNRSIVNDLFTVDRQQGVQVFGRVLPGSVADLTYYAGVFSGRGVGPRNNDDHHMMYAGRLQWNALGGEMPFSQSDVEGHDAPVLNVAFGAATNISDCTAFETDARSCRGLRTPRSDLTSFPNPETAGAAKPGQFQMRQAFAEFRLMWRGLYAKHEFHWKRVLDRTMAEGAAGRVTRLRGSLVQVGYFPHHLVPLVPKSLELAVRYAFVDPVITVPHTLQTESSAVINWFFDGHANKASFEVSRLTVADPAAKATRAETRIRLQWDISF
- a CDS encoding amidohydrolase family protein; the protein is MRPLIAAASLSLFALFSCGEDKGGPVDAALDAGLLDGAAGTVAPEAGLLDGLALADAGSEAGPVASFEEVTCPTPLPPVATGTCSVSGSGAVKLLQGEVLTPDRIYHAGQVAIDAQGLITCVGCACALGGETVITCPDGAISPGLINTHEHLTFGQNNPHPDTGVRYDHRHEWRRGQGGKPPVTAGGSASADQVRWAELRFLMGGATSIVGSGGQPGLLRNLDSQNQEGLGQKPVDFDTFPLDDSDGSRRTMDCNYGGTPTSAAAIAMTDAYVPHVSEGVDRSARNEFLCQSSVAYDTMPPGISNDLLQDRMAMIHAVGLQPADYEAMAKAGAALIWSPRSNITLYGETARVTTAARLGVQIALGTDWMPTGSMNLLRELACADAFNRTYLDGFFSDVDLWQMVTVNAAVVTATDDVIGRLAPGLVADVTVFRRGGRAPYRAVIEAKPEDVVLVLRAGKPLYGDDAAMTALVPAGCDPVDVCTVAKKLCLTGEVGKTYDVLKAAVGATTYPAFACGQPLNEPSCTPKRPSSTAGSTVFTGELRSGDLDGDGISDSDDNCPRVFNPARPLDEGVQGDADGDKVGDACDPCPLDVLPSCTPRP